From Suricata suricatta isolate VVHF042 chromosome 1, meerkat_22Aug2017_6uvM2_HiC, whole genome shotgun sequence, a single genomic window includes:
- the TDRP gene encoding testis development-related protein, which translates to MQVQGASFRGWKDVTSLFNKDDEQHLLERCKSPKSKGANLRLREELKTEKKSGFWDTLSLKQNIQSKKPDEIEGWEPPRLAPEDPAAGLPAGPGWEEGAGGCSRYTSLGDCNPGVKRVSQRFNLAN; encoded by the exons GTTCAGGGAGCAAGTTTCCGAGGCTGGAAGGACGTGACTTCTCTGTTTAATAAGGACGATGAACAGCACCTGCTTGAAAGATGTAAATCCCCCAAGTCCAAAGG AGCTAACTTGCGCTTGAGAGAAGAgctgaagacagagaagaaatcGGGGTTTTGGGACACTCTGAGTTTAAAACAGAACATACAGTCCAAGAAGCCCGACGAGATCGAAGGCTGGGAGCCCCCCCGCCTGGCGCCGGAGGACCCCGCGGCCGGGCTGCCGGCCGGGCCGGGCTGGGAGGAGGGCGCCGGCGGCTGCAGCAGGTACACGAGCCTGG GAGACTGTAATCCAGGCGTGAAACGAGTCTCCCAGAGGTTTAACCTGGCGAATTGA